A region from the Variovorax paradoxus genome encodes:
- a CDS encoding beta-ribofuranosylaminobenzene 5'-phosphate synthase family protein, with the protein MTSADLAFASRLDQGVRTVSVSAPGRLHLGFLDPSGSLGRAFGSLGLVIEGFTTDVELSASASSDQLAADTPAGEAELARAASYLAVLKQRSGRHAPLSLQLRHALPAHAGFGSGTQLASAIGRAFAEWHGLDLDTGTLAHWLGRGLRSGIGIAGFDSGGLLLDGGPGPDGLPAPLLSRIEFPEEWRVVVVQDPAHKGLSGGAEKKAIAALPPLPQAGAAEICHQVLMRVLPGAARAEFAPFAAGINRMQQLLGEHFAPAQGGIYTSAAVGRLMHWFADASRGHDAAIGQSSWGPTSFAIVPSQVRAEMLVDAARAAGRLDPRLELRIVAGRNRGAVVRDRTAEPRKR; encoded by the coding sequence ATGACTTCCGCCGACCTCGCCTTTGCTTCCAGGCTCGACCAGGGCGTTCGCACGGTGAGCGTGAGCGCGCCCGGGCGTCTGCACCTGGGTTTTCTGGACCCTTCCGGTTCGCTGGGGCGTGCGTTCGGCAGCCTGGGGCTGGTGATCGAGGGCTTCACCACCGACGTGGAGTTGTCGGCCTCCGCATCGTCGGACCAACTGGCGGCCGACACGCCGGCCGGCGAGGCGGAGCTGGCCCGCGCCGCGAGCTATCTGGCGGTGTTGAAGCAGCGCAGCGGCCGCCACGCGCCGCTCTCGCTGCAGCTGCGGCATGCGCTGCCGGCGCATGCAGGCTTCGGCTCGGGCACGCAGCTCGCGTCGGCGATCGGGCGGGCCTTTGCCGAATGGCATGGGCTCGACCTGGACACGGGCACGCTGGCGCACTGGCTGGGCCGCGGCCTGCGTTCGGGGATCGGCATTGCGGGTTTCGACAGCGGCGGCCTGCTGCTCGATGGCGGCCCCGGCCCGGACGGGCTGCCCGCGCCGCTGCTGTCGCGCATCGAGTTTCCCGAGGAATGGCGCGTCGTCGTCGTCCAGGACCCCGCGCACAAGGGCCTCTCGGGCGGCGCGGAGAAGAAAGCCATTGCAGCCTTGCCGCCGTTGCCGCAGGCGGGCGCGGCCGAGATCTGCCATCAGGTTCTGATGCGCGTGCTGCCTGGTGCCGCGCGCGCGGAGTTCGCGCCGTTTGCCGCGGGCATCAACCGCATGCAGCAACTGCTCGGCGAGCACTTCGCGCCGGCGCAGGGCGGCATCTACACAAGTGCCGCGGTCGGGCGGCTGATGCACTGGTTCGCAGACGCGAGCCGCGGGCATGACGCGGCCATCGGCCAGAGTTCATGGGGCCCCACGAGTTTTGCGATCGTGCCCTCGCAAGTGCGGGCCGAGATGCTTGTCGATGCGGCGCGCGCCGCCGGGCGGCTCGACCCGCGGCTGGAGCTGCGCATCGTCGCCGGCCGCAATCGCGGGGCGGTGGTGCGCGACCGGACCGCGGAGCCGCGCAAGCGCTGA
- a CDS encoding NAD(P)-dependent methylenetetrahydromethanopterin dehydrogenase — protein sequence MERPRILHMFTPGRQMSPFDINMAADAGYQIIVPYCEVGLDRITGLTQDTIFSRGPKGVARTGIFIGGRDAQLAADMLERARTSMVKPFVVSLMADPSGAYTTAAAMVACVEAALKRHHAQGLEGQRVVILGGTGPVGRVAGVIAAQAGADVYLSSRNGIDAAQEAADETGQRFGVKLHGLSGGDPDAVRRSIADADVLLACAAAGVQVVSTEALGAATRLKVAADVNAVPPEGIAGVGVMDDAKPLAGTQAVGIGALAVGNVKYQTQHRLLVQMCEAEKAQVLSFAEAFAVARAFLVEQAGKTA from the coding sequence ATGGAACGTCCCCGCATCCTCCACATGTTCACCCCCGGCCGACAGATGAGTCCGTTCGACATCAACATGGCAGCGGACGCCGGCTACCAGATCATCGTGCCCTACTGCGAAGTGGGCCTGGACCGCATCACCGGGCTGACGCAGGACACCATCTTCTCGCGCGGGCCGAAAGGCGTGGCGCGCACCGGCATCTTCATCGGCGGACGCGATGCGCAGCTGGCGGCCGACATGCTCGAGCGCGCGCGAACCTCGATGGTCAAGCCCTTCGTCGTCTCGCTGATGGCCGACCCGAGCGGCGCCTACACCACAGCCGCGGCCATGGTGGCCTGCGTCGAGGCCGCGCTGAAGCGCCACCATGCCCAGGGCCTGGAAGGCCAGCGCGTGGTGATCCTGGGCGGCACGGGCCCGGTGGGCCGCGTGGCGGGCGTGATCGCAGCGCAGGCTGGTGCCGATGTGTACCTGTCCAGCCGCAACGGCATCGATGCGGCGCAGGAGGCGGCCGACGAAACCGGCCAGCGCTTCGGCGTGAAGCTGCATGGCCTCTCGGGCGGCGACCCCGACGCCGTGCGCCGCTCCATCGCCGATGCCGACGTGCTGCTGGCCTGTGCGGCCGCGGGCGTGCAGGTGGTGTCGACCGAGGCGCTCGGTGCCGCGACGCGGCTCAAGGTTGCGGCCGACGTGAACGCCGTGCCGCCCGAAGGCATTGCCGGCGTCGGCGTGATGGACGATGCCAAGCCGCTGGCCGGCACGCAGGCCGTGGGCATCGGCGCGCTGGCGGTGGGCAACGTCAAGTACCAGACGCAGCATCGGCTGCTGGTGCAGATGTGCGAGGCCGAGAAGGCGCAGGTGCTGAGCTTCGCCGAAGCGTTTGCGGTGGCACGCGCGTTTCTCGTCGAGCAAGCCGGAAAGACGGCTTGA